One stretch of bacterium DNA includes these proteins:
- a CDS encoding ABC transporter permease: MAIRVFLTALLRDIRSQKMRTALTVFGILWGTASVVLLLAFGQGIHARQQQAVRGMGEYIVIMWPGRTSRVYQGLPKNRIIRLREEDAALLKANVPNIGEVSPEFGRGDIKVRVGKIEKLVRVVGCWPEYGAMRNIIPQAGSRWINDQDLHNKRRVIFIGPELKRDLFGEDEAVGRIILVNGTPFTVIGVMIEKQQDSSYQGRDVRMAFIPTTTFRAMYGVEYVNDIVFRADDPRNTEKVIAGVYRVLGSKYKFDPEDREALAMWDTTENEKFFSAFFIAFRTFLGVIGAFTLIVGGISISNIMNVVVEERVKEIGIKMALGAKPRFIMGQFVFETLFLTGIGGLLGFALASGVVALVPSFHVEDYIGTPTISLSVGLVTILVLGFIGLVAGFFPARRAAQCNPIEALRL; the protein is encoded by the coding sequence ATGGCCATCCGCGTATTCCTGACTGCGCTTTTGCGCGACATCCGTTCGCAGAAGATGCGCACCGCGCTCACGGTGTTCGGCATCCTCTGGGGGACGGCGTCGGTGGTGCTGTTGCTGGCCTTCGGCCAGGGCATTCACGCGCGCCAGCAGCAGGCGGTGCGCGGCATGGGCGAATACATCGTGATCATGTGGCCGGGGCGCACCTCAAGGGTGTATCAGGGCCTGCCCAAGAACCGCATCATCCGGCTCCGCGAGGAGGATGCCGCGCTGCTGAAGGCCAACGTGCCGAATATCGGCGAAGTCTCCCCGGAGTTCGGCCGCGGCGATATCAAGGTCCGGGTCGGGAAGATCGAGAAGCTGGTGCGCGTGGTCGGGTGCTGGCCCGAGTACGGCGCGATGCGCAACATCATCCCGCAGGCCGGATCCCGCTGGATCAACGACCAGGACTTGCACAACAAGCGACGCGTCATCTTCATCGGACCCGAGCTCAAACGCGACCTCTTCGGGGAGGATGAGGCGGTCGGGCGGATCATCCTGGTCAATGGGACGCCCTTCACCGTCATCGGCGTCATGATCGAGAAGCAGCAGGACTCGTCGTACCAGGGACGCGATGTCCGGATGGCCTTCATCCCCACCACGACGTTCCGGGCGATGTACGGCGTGGAATACGTCAACGACATTGTCTTCCGCGCCGATGATCCGCGCAACACCGAGAAGGTCATCGCCGGCGTGTACCGCGTGCTGGGGTCAAAATACAAATTCGATCCCGAGGACCGCGAGGCGCTGGCGATGTGGGACACCACGGAGAACGAGAAGTTCTTCTCGGCCTTCTTCATCGCCTTCCGCACGTTCCTCGGCGTGATTGGCGCCTTCACGCTGATCGTGGGCGGCATTTCGATTTCGAACATCATGAACGTGGTGGTGGAAGAGCGCGTTAAGGAGATCGGCATCAAGATGGCGCTCGGCGCCAAGCCGCGCTTCATCATGGGCCAGTTCGTGTTTGAGACCCTCTTCCTCACCGGGATCGGCGGGCTTCTCGGATTCGCGTTGGCGTCCGGCGTCGTTGCGCTGGTGCCCAGTTTCCACGTGGAGGACTACATCGGCACCCCGACGATTTCCTTGTCAGTGGGTCTGGTGACGATTCTGGTGCTGGGCTTCATCGGGCTGGTCGCGGGATTTTTCCCGGCGCGACGGGCGGCGCAATGCAATCCCATTGAGGCGCTGCGGTTGTAG
- a CDS encoding choice-of-anchor V domain-containing protein, giving the protein MTTQRRLSFAVLAVFGMAALAVASSGGPPNARTGAPGESTCATCHDNLDVGEGALTLTAPAQYTPGDTVTIGVGLSQSGQSRWGFEATVLDSLAQAVGAILVLDTPRTQLSTAANGRQYIKHTATGTDPGVADNAPGWYFGWIAPAAPVGAITIYAAGNAADNDGTLNGDFIYTAERAVQPPCDCPCAGDPACDGIIANVQDVVTVVAVAFRGAAAVRDNACPYDRVDLDCSGASNVIDVVRVVNVAFRGANPAAEFCAPCP; this is encoded by the coding sequence ATGACCACGCAACGTCGACTCAGTTTCGCGGTACTTGCCGTCTTCGGCATGGCCGCATTGGCTGTCGCCTCCTCTGGGGGGCCGCCGAATGCCCGCACCGGCGCCCCCGGCGAGAGCACCTGCGCCACCTGCCACGACAATCTCGACGTCGGCGAGGGCGCCCTGACGCTGACTGCCCCCGCGCAATACACGCCCGGAGACACCGTGACAATTGGCGTCGGCCTGTCCCAGTCGGGACAGAGCCGCTGGGGATTTGAGGCGACCGTGCTCGACTCACTGGCGCAGGCGGTCGGCGCGATCCTCGTGCTCGATACGCCCCGCACCCAATTGTCGACCGCCGCCAACGGGCGGCAGTACATCAAGCACACCGCCACCGGCACCGATCCGGGCGTCGCCGACAACGCCCCCGGCTGGTACTTCGGCTGGATCGCCCCGGCCGCGCCGGTCGGAGCGATCACCATCTATGCCGCCGGCAACGCCGCCGACAACGATGGCACGCTCAACGGCGATTTCATCTACACCGCCGAGCGCGCTGTGCAGCCCCCTTGCGACTGCCCCTGCGCCGGCGACCCCGCCTGCGATGGCATAATCGCCAACGTGCAGGACGTCGTCACCGTCGTCGCGGTCGCCTTTCGCGGCGCCGCGGCGGTGCGCGACAACGCCTGCCCCTATGACCGTGTCGACCTCGATTGCTCCGGGGCCAGCAACGTGATCGATGTTGTCCGCGTGGTCAACGTCGCCTTCCGCGGGGCAAATCCCGCCGCCGAGTTCTGCGCGCCCTGTCCGTAA
- a CDS encoding MmgE/PrpD family protein gives MAEQKKSIARTWAEFAAQLKFEQIDPESVVHAKRFLLDSCGCALGGFHHEDIEIMRKTLGEFGGSPEATVWSSGEKTNAYFVTLLNSLAIRVMDYNDIYWEADPSHPSDLIPAATSLGEQYRRSGQDVIAGIVLAYELEMRLCEFGIPGIRERGWHHASLTQIASPVVAGFMMGLSVDQIVNAIGISTCHNMTMGAVAAGKLTMMKNTVDPMATASGVFAARLARHGYIGTELIIEGKEGFCQVLGPDWDMGRLTDGLGKGWRIGRCAYKAFPTEALTHSPISAALDLVKTHDIKPEQVAHVKVRTIARAKDILADPTKYHPETKETADHSLPYVIGAAIMDRMITPLQFTHQRIHDPKLQALLQKIEVVADPGYEKQFPAKKLSGVSITTADGKTVEKEVEFPKGYPANPMTNADLEEKFRALTSEVMDKAAQDRVIEAVGNLDRAPNLDAFLKAMTVKSNA, from the coding sequence ATGGCCGAACAGAAAAAGAGCATCGCGCGCACATGGGCGGAATTCGCCGCGCAACTGAAGTTCGAACAGATTGACCCGGAATCGGTGGTGCACGCCAAGCGATTCCTGCTGGATTCGTGCGGTTGCGCCCTCGGCGGCTTCCATCACGAAGACATCGAGATCATGCGCAAGACGCTCGGAGAGTTCGGCGGCAGCCCCGAGGCGACGGTCTGGTCTTCGGGCGAGAAGACCAACGCCTACTTCGTCACGCTGCTCAATTCGCTGGCCATACGAGTGATGGATTACAACGACATTTACTGGGAGGCCGATCCTTCGCATCCCTCCGATTTGATCCCGGCGGCCACCTCGCTGGGCGAACAGTACCGCAGATCGGGGCAGGATGTGATCGCCGGGATTGTCCTGGCCTATGAACTGGAGATGCGCCTGTGCGAGTTCGGCATCCCCGGCATCCGTGAACGCGGCTGGCATCATGCCTCGCTGACGCAGATTGCCTCGCCGGTGGTGGCCGGGTTCATGATGGGGCTGTCGGTCGATCAGATCGTCAACGCGATCGGCATCTCAACCTGTCACAACATGACCATGGGGGCGGTGGCGGCCGGCAAGTTGACGATGATGAAGAACACGGTCGACCCGATGGCGACGGCCTCGGGCGTGTTCGCCGCGCGTCTGGCGCGTCACGGCTACATCGGCACCGAATTGATCATCGAAGGCAAAGAGGGATTCTGCCAGGTGCTCGGACCGGATTGGGACATGGGACGTTTGACCGACGGCCTCGGCAAAGGCTGGCGCATCGGGCGCTGCGCCTACAAGGCCTTCCCGACCGAGGCGCTCACGCACTCGCCGATCTCGGCGGCGCTCGATCTGGTCAAGACGCATGACATCAAGCCCGAGCAGGTCGCGCATGTCAAGGTGCGCACCATTGCCCGCGCCAAAGACATTCTTGCCGATCCAACCAAGTACCATCCTGAGACCAAGGAGACCGCCGACCACTCGCTGCCGTATGTGATCGGCGCCGCGATCATGGACCGTATGATCACGCCGCTGCAGTTTACCCACCAGCGCATTCACGATCCGAAGCTTCAGGCGCTGTTGCAGAAGATTGAAGTGGTCGCCGACCCGGGCTACGAAAAACAGTTCCCGGCCAAGAAACTCTCCGGGGTATCGATCACCACCGCCGATGGCAAGACAGTCGAAAAGGAAGTCGAATTCCCCAAGGGGTACCCGGCCAACCCGATGACCAACGCCGACCTCGAGGAGAAATTCCGCGCGCTGACCTCCGAGGTGATGGACAAGGCGGCACAGGACCGTGTGATCGAGGCGGTCGGCAATCTCGACCGGGCGCCGAATCTCGACGCCTTCCTCAAGGCCATGACGGTGAAATCCAACGCGTAG
- a CDS encoding ABC transporter permease: protein MNLVGFLKYFWADFRKQKKRAALTVAAIVWGTMSILLLLAFGEGLKTQLDRNQRGLGENIMIVWGGQSSVPFQGLPRGRRIRFLPEDLDLIKQSIPEVEEVGAEYSTWGIDLVYGRKVVSEHICGEYPSYQRIRAHYPESGGRYINQTDMEHKRRVIFLGHNLAKRLFDDEDPIGRQIQVSGMPFTVIGVGTDKQQMGMYGGPDVEKASIPATTFHAIFGHKYLSNLVIMPRSDQLNKVVEGRLYEVLGAKYKFDPADKQALSIWDTIEGRQEMMKMMIGMQIFMGIIGAMTLLIAGVGVANIMYVVIKERTKEIGIKMALGAKPRLIHNTILLEALLICFAGGAIGIFVSQLICDLLSLIPRDTESTMSWLGNPTISLPIGLITVSIIAMIGIISGYFPARKAAALNPAETLRYE, encoded by the coding sequence ATGAACCTGGTGGGCTTCCTCAAGTACTTCTGGGCGGATTTCCGCAAGCAGAAGAAGCGCGCGGCGCTGACGGTGGCGGCGATCGTCTGGGGGACGATGTCGATCCTCCTGCTGTTGGCCTTTGGCGAGGGGCTGAAGACGCAACTGGACCGCAATCAACGCGGGCTGGGCGAAAATATCATGATTGTCTGGGGCGGACAGTCCTCGGTGCCCTTCCAGGGGCTGCCGCGGGGACGCCGGATCCGCTTCCTCCCCGAAGACCTCGATCTGATCAAGCAGAGCATCCCCGAAGTCGAGGAGGTCGGCGCCGAGTACTCTACTTGGGGCATCGACTTGGTCTATGGCCGCAAGGTTGTCTCCGAGCACATCTGCGGGGAGTACCCGTCGTACCAGCGCATCCGCGCCCATTACCCGGAAAGCGGCGGCCGCTACATCAATCAGACCGACATGGAGCACAAGCGCCGCGTCATCTTTCTCGGCCACAACCTCGCCAAACGGCTTTTTGACGATGAGGATCCGATCGGCAGGCAGATTCAGGTCTCCGGCATGCCGTTTACGGTGATCGGCGTCGGCACGGACAAGCAGCAGATGGGGATGTATGGCGGCCCCGATGTCGAAAAGGCCTCGATCCCCGCCACCACCTTCCACGCCATCTTCGGCCACAAGTATCTGAGCAACCTGGTGATCATGCCGCGCTCCGATCAGTTGAACAAGGTGGTCGAGGGGCGGCTCTATGAAGTGCTGGGCGCCAAGTACAAGTTCGATCCGGCCGACAAGCAGGCGCTGTCGATCTGGGATACGATCGAGGGGCGTCAGGAAATGATGAAGATGATGATCGGCATGCAGATCTTCATGGGGATCATCGGCGCGATGACGCTTCTGATCGCCGGGGTGGGCGTGGCGAACATCATGTATGTGGTGATCAAGGAGCGGACCAAGGAGATCGGGATCAAGATGGCGCTGGGCGCCAAGCCGCGGCTCATCCACAACACCATTCTGCTGGAAGCGCTCTTGATCTGCTTTGCCGGCGGGGCCATCGGCATCTTCGTCTCCCAGTTGATCTGCGACCTGCTGTCGCTGATCCCGCGTGACACGGAGTCGACCATGTCGTGGCTGGGGAATCCGACCATCTCGCTGCCGATCGGACTGATCACCGTTTCGATCATCGCAATGATCGGCATCATCTCCGGCTATTTCCCAGCGCGCAAGGCCGCGGCGCTCAACCCCGCCGAAACACTGCGCTACGAGTGA
- a CDS encoding ABC transporter ATP-binding protein, with amino-acid sequence MIELHGVWKIYDTGKVKVEALRGVDLKVRKGEFLTLVGPSGSGKSTMMNILGCLDVPSQGTYLFGNEEVNRLSVNRLAEIRNQHIGFVFQNFNLLPYLTALENVELPMVFRGVGTSERRKRAAEVLTRVGLSDRLHHKPTELSGGQMQRVAIARALVNNPSLLLADEPTGNLDSASGREIVDLFEELWKAGHTIMIITHDPNLPMRSERILHMRDGLLGNGNGAH; translated from the coding sequence ATCATCGAGCTGCATGGCGTCTGGAAAATCTATGACACCGGCAAGGTGAAGGTGGAGGCGCTGCGCGGGGTCGATCTGAAGGTCCGCAAAGGCGAGTTTCTCACGCTGGTCGGACCGTCGGGCTCGGGCAAATCGACGATGATGAACATTCTCGGTTGCCTCGATGTGCCCAGCCAGGGCACGTATCTGTTCGGCAACGAGGAAGTCAACCGGCTGTCGGTGAATCGTCTGGCGGAAATCCGCAATCAGCACATCGGTTTTGTCTTCCAAAACTTCAACCTGCTCCCCTACCTCACCGCGCTGGAGAATGTCGAGTTGCCGATGGTCTTCCGCGGGGTGGGAACCTCGGAACGCCGCAAGCGCGCCGCCGAGGTGCTGACCCGTGTCGGCCTGAGCGACCGGCTGCATCACAAGCCGACCGAGCTGTCCGGCGGGCAGATGCAGCGTGTGGCCATTGCGCGGGCGCTGGTCAATAATCCGTCGCTGCTTTTGGCCGATGAGCCCACCGGCAATCTCGATTCGGCGTCGGGCCGCGAGATTGTCGACCTGTTCGAGGAGTTGTGGAAGGCCGGGCACACGATCATGATCATCACCCACGATCCGAATCTGCCGATGCGTTCGGAACGGATTCTGCATATGCGCGATGGCCTCTTGGGCAACGGCAACGGCGCCCACTAA